One stretch of Cohnella algarum DNA includes these proteins:
- a CDS encoding IS1380 family transposase — MKSTTKIASLKTAFSMRNATNFAGSKVILGFLENIGLNQALRSLGLAKAANAIFPTHRILQMLIIGWILGCERLFHFKSLQGDALIAQALGGRVPHHTLLNKELLRLGKAHDHLAPALRNLNVEIIAPQLPDSLILDLDSTVETVYGNQQGAEVGFNSQKRGRKSYHPLLVYEGQSRMLVNAALRPGNTSSSTDVLSFARQTLALLESHHVRYARFDKGFGGEDFYAFWESRQIGYVGKLKWTSRLQDQVKTCAHWTRFVDEDWIIEGIVLAYQAIGWKKMRRVAVIRKMPRWDGDQSQLELDLLWQYEAMVTTEEWEAIDVWRFYNQRCCMENYIKEGKNGFAIHRIPTQSFAANEIDLLLKLLAYNLFERFKHHCCEPIHRSYTIQRFRRTFFVCAGVFVQHARQMTLKLSTSFQNQWAWRRMERKSILLE; from the coding sequence GTGAAGTCTACCACAAAAATCGCGTCATTGAAAACGGCATTTTCTATGAGAAATGCAACAAATTTTGCAGGAAGCAAGGTGATCCTCGGATTTCTTGAAAACATCGGTTTGAATCAAGCCCTTCGGAGCCTTGGACTAGCCAAAGCGGCGAATGCCATCTTTCCGACGCATCGCATTCTGCAGATGCTCATCATCGGCTGGATTTTGGGCTGCGAACGTCTCTTTCATTTCAAATCCCTACAAGGTGATGCCTTGATCGCCCAGGCGCTGGGCGGCCGGGTGCCGCATCACACATTGTTAAACAAGGAATTGCTTCGTCTGGGCAAAGCCCACGACCATTTAGCGCCAGCCCTGCGAAACCTGAATGTCGAAATCATTGCACCGCAGCTACCCGACTCCTTGATTCTCGATCTGGATTCGACTGTTGAGACGGTGTACGGCAACCAGCAGGGAGCGGAAGTCGGTTTTAACAGTCAGAAGCGCGGCCGAAAGAGCTATCATCCCCTTCTCGTGTACGAAGGGCAGTCGCGAATGCTAGTGAATGCCGCGCTGCGTCCCGGCAACACGAGCAGTTCGACCGACGTCCTTTCGTTTGCCCGGCAAACGCTGGCGTTGTTGGAATCCCACCACGTACGCTATGCCCGGTTTGACAAAGGCTTTGGCGGAGAAGACTTCTACGCGTTCTGGGAGTCCCGTCAGATCGGCTACGTCGGCAAGCTGAAATGGACAAGTCGTCTCCAGGACCAAGTCAAAACCTGTGCGCATTGGACACGCTTTGTGGACGAGGACTGGATCATTGAAGGCATCGTGCTGGCCTACCAAGCGATCGGTTGGAAGAAGATGCGTCGTGTTGCTGTCATCCGCAAAATGCCGCGTTGGGACGGGGATCAGTCTCAGTTGGAACTGGATTTGCTTTGGCAATACGAAGCCATGGTCACAACGGAGGAATGGGAAGCCATCGATGTGTGGCGGTTCTACAACCAGCGCTGCTGCATGGAGAACTACATCAAGGAAGGCAAGAATGGCTTTGCCATCCACCGCATTCCAACGCAGTCGTTTGCCGCCAATGAAATCGACCTGCTCTTAAAGCTGCTCGCCTATAATCTCTTTGAGCGATTCAAGCATCATTGTTGTGAGCCGATTCACCGATCCTACACCATCCAGCGGTTCCGGCGAACGTTTTTTGTTTGTGCAGGTGTGTTTGTCCAGCATGCCCGCCAAATGACATTGAAACTGAGTACGTCTTTCCAAAACCAGTGGGCATGGCGACGAATGGAGCGAAAAAGTATTTTATTGGAATAA
- a CDS encoding cache domain-containing protein translates to MNGIVKDLAVSLYNDDELIALKAGSDYRQSLLKIDRLDRTVAESPYLHAVAFYNPAQSRFFSSLNHEMDNNQLYSALSDYMASHPDVPKLQLIPLDLAGGNEGIDVFAFFLYDGPSLGSVNGSVLVLTVKPGWMVDNVEALNKLAEREDDVLFVTDGEGNVLISNGRMPPAQLQLKDELLPRIENSSGTLGDFMYRFEGKKYKVAYLSNGMNNWQIISLRDYDAVLGHVRQLKWTEIGVTVSVVLFAVLLSFYPELRKYHLIKT, encoded by the coding sequence ATGAACGGGATCGTCAAGGACTTGGCGGTTTCGCTTTACAACGACGACGAACTCATCGCGTTGAAGGCCGGCTCGGACTATCGCCAAAGCCTGCTGAAAATCGACCGCCTGGATCGAACCGTCGCGGAATCGCCTTATCTGCATGCCGTCGCGTTTTATAATCCGGCGCAGAGCCGGTTTTTCTCCTCGCTCAATCACGAAATGGACAACAACCAGCTGTATTCCGCGTTAAGCGACTATATGGCCTCTCACCCGGACGTGCCGAAGCTGCAGCTCATTCCGCTCGATTTGGCCGGCGGGAACGAAGGCATCGACGTTTTCGCTTTTTTTCTGTACGACGGTCCTTCGCTGGGCTCCGTTAACGGCAGCGTTCTCGTGCTGACCGTGAAGCCCGGATGGATGGTGGACAATGTGGAAGCGCTTAACAAACTGGCGGAGCGGGAGGACGACGTGCTCTTCGTGACCGACGGGGAAGGCAACGTCCTCATTTCGAACGGCCGAATGCCGCCCGCGCAGTTGCAGCTCAAGGACGAGCTGCTGCCGCGGATCGAGAATTCCTCCGGCACGCTCGGCGATTTTATGTATCGGTTCGAGGGCAAGAAATATAAGGTCGCGTACTTAAGCAATGGGATGAACAACTGGCAAATCATCAGCCTGCGGGATTACGATGCGGTGCTCGGCCATGTCCGGCAGTTGAAATGGACGGAGATCGGGGTGACGGTGTCCGTCGTGCTGTTCGCCGTTTTGCTGTCCTTTTATCCTGAATTACGAAAGTACCACCTCATAAAAACATGA